ATTCTGCGTCACGCTAGTAGCAGTGCTTCACCTGCCCGCCATCCGATCCGTGCTTTGGTATTAACGCCGACACGTGAGTTGGCTGTTCAGGTTGCTGAGAACGCAGCGAGTTATTCAAAGCACACCGATTTGCGTGCCGCCGTGGTTTACGGTGGCGTGGATATGAAAGAGCAAGTAGCCACACTGCGTGGCGGTGTAGAGATTTTGATTGCGACCCCCGGCCGCTTGCTGGATCACATTGGCTCTAAAGTAGCCAACTTGTCTCAAGTAGAAATTCTGGTGCTGGACGAAGCCGATCGCATGCTCGACATGGGCTTCTTACCTGACTTACAGCGCATTATTGATTTGATTCCAGCTCAGCGCCAAACTTTATTGTTCTCAGCTACGTTTTCACCAGAGATTAAGAAGTTGGCGCAAAGTTATTTGCGCACGCCAGTGACTGTTGAAGTGGCGCGCCAAAATGCCGCGGCAGATACTGTTAAGCAAGTAGTTCACATGGTGGCTAGTGCTGATAAGCAACAGGCGATTGTGAAAGTGCTGGAAGCGCGTACTCGTCAAGGTTTATCTCGTCAGTGCATCATCTTTACCAACAGCCGTTTAGGCTGTGCAAGGCTAGCTCGCTCTTTGGAGCGTGATGGTATCAAGGCTGGCGCGATTCACGGTGACAAGAGTCAGGGTGAGCGCACTCTGACTTTAGATGCATTTAAATCTGGAGCGATCGAGGCCTTAGTTGCAACCGACGTGGCTGCTCGCGGTCTGGATATTCCGTCGATGCCTTGTGTG
This genomic stretch from Polynucleobacter corsicus harbors:
- a CDS encoding DEAD/DEAH box helicase; translation: MTNTVPEINSPTGATESGATPATITFADFGLDPKIQKAVSEQGYNTPTPIQAQAIPHVLAGSDLMGAAQTGTGKTAAFVLPIIQKILRHASSSASPARHPIRALVLTPTRELAVQVAENAASYSKHTDLRAAVVYGGVDMKEQVATLRGGVEILIATPGRLLDHIGSKVANLSQVEILVLDEADRMLDMGFLPDLQRIIDLIPAQRQTLLFSATFSPEIKKLAQSYLRTPVTVEVARQNAAADTVKQVVHMVASADKQQAIVKVLEARTRQGLSRQCIIFTNSRLGCARLARSLERDGIKAGAIHGDKSQGERTLTLDAFKSGAIEALVATDVAARGLDIPSMPCVINHELPFNAEDFIHRIGRTGRAGSKGDAIALVDASEKRLLDDIEKLMKRKLDIQPLPEGSSRPAHSRNSSRSDAPAKMSDPFFYKPYEPTAVVKPASEAANPAEKKVGITPAKPAVGALLGGFKKK